CGAAGATGCCCAGTTCCAGGTAGCGCCAGAAGAAGGCGCCCTCCACGTCGTCGCGGGAGAAACCCCAGCCCATCTGGGTCAGATCGTTGGTGCCGAAGGAGAAGAACTCGGCCGCCTCGGCGATCTGCCCGGCGGTCAGCGCCGCCCGGGGCACCTCGATCATCGTGCCGATCAGCACCTCGACGTCGCTGCCGCCGACCACCTCACCGATGATCCGTTCCGCCTCCGCGCGGACCGTCTCCAACTCCTGCACCGCGCCGACCAGCGGCACCATGATCTCGGGGCAGGACCGTACGCCCTGCCGGGTGCACTCCACCGCCGCCTCGGTGATCGCCCGCACCTGCATCGCGAACAGGCCGGGGATCACCAGGCCGAGGCGTACGCCGCGCAGCCCCAGCATCGGGTTCTCCTCGTGCATCCGGCGTACGGCGGCCAGCAGCGCCTCCTCCTTGGCGACGTCCTCGCCGCGTTCCTGGGCGACCGCCACGTCGACCGCGAGCTGTTCCAGCGGGGGCAGGAACTCGTGCAGCGGCGGGTCGATCAGCCGGACGGTGACCGGCTGCCCGTCCATCTCCCGGAAGATCTCCACGAAGTCCGCCCGCTGCAACGGCAGCAGCGCGGCCAGGGCCTGCTCCCGTTCGTCCGCCTCGCGCGCCAGGATGAGCCGTTCGACCAGCTCACGGCGGTCGCCGAGGAACATGTGCTCGGTGCGGCAGAGCCCGATGCCCTCGGCACCGAAGCGCCGGGCCCGCGCCGCGTCGACGGCGGTGTCGGCGTTGGTGCGTACCGCCAGCCGCCGCGCGGCGTCAGCGTGCGACATGATCCGGTGTACGGCCCGGACCAGCGCGTCGTCCGTGGCCTCCGGGTCGAGTTCGCCCTCGAAGTACTGCACCACCTCGGAGGGCGTGGCCGGCACCTCACCCAGGTACACCTTGCCGGTGGTGCCGTCGATGGAGACCACGTCGCCCTCGGTGACCGTTCGCCCGGCCACGGTGAACCGCCGGCCGGGTACGTCGATGTCCAGCTCGTCGGCGCCGGAGACGCAGGTCTTGCCCATCCCCCGGGCCACCACGGCGGCGTGGCTGGTCTTGCCGCCACGCGAGGTGAGGATGCCGCGTGCGGCGATCATGCCGTTGAGGTCGTCCGGGTTGGTCTCCCGGCGGACCAGGATCACGTCCTGGCCCTCGGCGGCCAGCTCCACGGCACGGGTCGAGGTGAAGACGACCGCACCGACGGCGGCACCCGGCGAGGCGCCGATGCCGGTGGCGACCGCCTGGAACTCGTGGTCGAGCTGGAAGCGGGGGAACATCAGCTGGGCCAGTTGGGCGCCGTTGACCCGGTGCAGCGCCTCGTCCAGGTCGATCAGCCCCTCGTCCACGAGCTGACCGGCGATGACGAACGCGGCGGCGGCGGTCCGCTTCCCGACCCGGGTCTGCAACATCCAGAGCTTGCCGTGCTCGATGGTGAACTCGATGTCGCACAGGTCCCGGTAGTGCCGCTCCAGCCGGGCCATGTAGTCGAGCAGTTCGTCGTAGGACGTCCGGTCGATCCGTTCCAGTTCCTGCAACGGCACGGTGTTGCGGATGCCGGCCACCACGTCCTCGCCCTGGGCGTTGGCCAGGTAGTCGCCGTAGATGCCCTGCGCGCCGCTGGCCGGGTCGCGGGTGAAGGCGACCCCGGTGCCGGAGTCCGGCCCGAGGTTGCCGAAGACCATCGCCACTACGTTGACGGCGGTGCCGAGGTCGGCGGGGATGCGTTCCTGCCGCCGGTAGACCACCGCCCGCTCCGCGTTCCACGAGTCGAAGACCGCGCGGATGGCCAGGTCGAGCTGCTCGCGCGGCTCCTGCGGGAAGTCCCGCCCGGTGTGCTTCCGGAAGATCTTCTTGTACGTGTCGACGAGTCCCCGCAGGTCGTCCGCGTCCAGGTCGAGGTCGTCGGTGGTGTTCCGGGCGCGCTTGGCGTCGTCGAGCGCCTGCTCGAACTCCTCCCCCGGCACGTCGCAGACGGTCTTGCCGAACATCTGGATCAGTCGGCGGTAGGAGTCCCAGGCGAACCTGTCACTGCCGCCGGAGGCGGCCGGGTCGGCGGAGTCGGCGTTGGCGCCGGCCTGCCGGGCCAGGCCCACCACGGAGCGGTCGTTGAGCCCGACGTTCAGGACGGTCTCCATCATCCCGGGCATGGAGAACTTCGCCCCGGAGCGCACCGAGACCAGCAGCGGATCGTCCGGGTCGCCGAGCCGCCGGCCCATGCCCCGCTCCAGGGAGTCCAGGTGACGCGCGATCTGGTCGGCCAACCCGTCGGGCTCCGCGCCGGTGGCGAGGTACGCCTGGCACGCCTCGGTGGTGATGGTGAAGCCGGGCGGAACCGGCAGGCCGAGATTGGTCATCTCGGCCAGATTGGCACCCTTGCCGCCGAGCAGATCCTTGAGGTCCTTGTTGCCCTCGGCGAAGTCGTAGACGTACTTGTGTTCGACCGTTTCCTGCGTCACCAAAGCCTCCCACGCGCCCGGACTGACACTTAACGAAGGTTCAGTTTTCGATTTCCCCGGGATCGACCACTGCTAATCCAAGGGACTTTTCCGATCGGTGGGCGAAGGCTAAGCGAACGTCGCGAGCCCCGGGAACATTCGGTGACAAGGGGCACAGCAATCACCATCGGTCGCGCTCGCCACGGTCCCTGGGAACGTTTCCACGTGCACGAATACGCAACAGCCGGTCTCCCCGTACTCTTGACGGCACGCAGCGTCACGCTCGCACCTTTGCCAGAACCGCCGCGACTACACCCCTCGGAGCCGTCGTCGTGTCCACGCCCCCCACCACCGCCCCGCAGCCACCCGAGAGCACCGGCCCGGCCGGCGTACCCGCCGCGCGGACCGGCACCACCGCGGACCGCACGCCACCCGCCGCCCCGGAGGCCACCGCCGTCAACGCGGTCGCCGCTCCAGCGGTCGCCGCCGCCGATCCGGCCGGCCACGCGGTCCGCACCGCCGGAGAGCTGGCGGAGACGGCGGCGCGGGAGGCGGCGACCCAGCTCGCCCGGCCGGCGCCGGTCCCCCTCGACGACGTGGTGCCGGCCCCCGAACACGTCACCCCGGACGCCAGCGCCGACCATCTGCTCACCGCCGACACGGTCATCCGGGTCAGCGCCGACCCCGCCGCCCTCGCCGTCGCCGAGCAGCTCGCCGCGCTGCTGCGCCCCGCCACCGGGTACCCACTGCCGGTCACCGACACCACCGAGCCCGCCCCGGCCGGCGGCATCGCCCTCGACCTGACCGGCGATGCCGACCTCGGTGCGGAGGGCTACCGGCTCGACGTCACCCGCGCCGGGGTACGCCTCACCGCCGGCACCGCCGCCGGCCTGCACCACGGGGTCCAGACGCTGCGCCAACTGCTGCCCGCCGACATCGAGAGCGCCACCCCGGTCGACCGGCACTGGGTGCTGCCCGGCGGATCGATCCTCGACCGGCCCCGCTACCCGCACCGGGGCGCCATGCTCGACGTGGCCCGGCACTTCTTCGGCGTACCCGACGTGCTGCGGATGATCGACCACCTGGCCCGGTACAAGCTCAACCGGCTGCACCTGCACCTCACCGACGACCAGGGCTGGCGGATCGCCGTCGACTCCTGGCCCGACCTGAGCACCGTCGGCGGGGCCACCGAGGTCGGAGGCGGGCCGGGCGGGTACTACACCCAGGCCGACTACCGCCGGATCGTGACGTACGCGGCGGCCCGGCACATCACCGTCATCCCCGAGATCGACCTGCCCGGGCACACCAACGCCGCATTGGCCGCGTACCCGGAACTCTCCCCGGACCGGACCGCTCCGCCGCCGTACACCGGCACCGAGGTCGGGTTCAGCTACGTCGACCCGGCACACGATCGGACGTACGACTTCGTCGCCGACGTCCTCGGCGAACTCGCTGCACTCACCCCCGGCCAGTTGTTGCACATCGGCGGCGACGAGGCGTTCAAGGTGCCCGCCGACGTCTACGCCGGGTTCGTCGAACGGGTGCAGCGGATCGTCGCCGGGCTCGGCAAGACGGTCGTCGGATGGCACCAGATCGCCCCGGCCGGGCACATCGACGGACGGATCCTGCAGTGGTGGGGCACGAACGGCGACGACCCGCAGACCGCCGACGCGGTCCGTCGGGGCGCCCGCGTGATCCTCTCCCCCGGCAACCACGCATACCTGGACATGAAGTACGCCCCGGACACGCCGCTCGGACACGACTGGGCCGGTCTCATCGACGTACGTCGGGCGTACGAGTGGGATCCCGGCACGCACCTGACCGGCGTGCCGGCCGAGGCCGTACTCGGGGTGGAGGCGCCGCTCTGGACCGAGTCGGTGACGAGCCTCGACGAGATCGAGTTCATGCTGCTGCCCCGCCTGCCCGCGATCGCCGAGCTGGGCTGGTCACCCCGCCGTACCCACGACTGGGACGCCTTCCGTCGACGGCTGGCCGGGCACGGCCCGCGCTGGACGCGGGCGGGCGTCACCTTCCACTCCGCACCCGACATCCCCTGGCCGCCCCACGCAACCATCCCCCCTGCAAGGAAGGGCCCCTTGTTAACGCCTGGTGTATAGCAGGGGACCCCTCCTAACATCGCCCCCGCGCGGTGGGCGGGTTCGCGACGGGGCAGGTGATGTCGGGGGTTCGACGCCGGACGGTCCGGGCGCGAGGACGCGTCAATCTAACGCCGGATCATCCGGTTTGCCGCTGGAGATTCGTACCTTGATGTCTGGTTCGTGCCCGCTCGTGGGTGGGCCGTGGCCGCGGCGATCGCGGAATCATCGGGCCGGGCCGAGGGTTGTACATGGCATGACCGCGACGCCTCCCCCGGCGCCGCACCCCCCGGGACCCGGGTCGGAATGACCCCGCACCCCCCGGCGTTACACCTGGCTCGGACGTCGTGAGCAGTCCCCACCGCGCGGACGCCGACGAACCCGGGACATCCCCCCGCGGCACACCCGTCCCCCACGGGAGATCGCCGCACACCCCCGACGAAAGGTTCAGATCATCATGCGTACCACCATGCTGCGCAAGACCGCTCTGACCATCGCCGCTGCCGCCGCCACCGCCGGAGGCATCGCCGCACCCGCGATCGCCGCCCAGGCCACCCCGGGCGTCCAGGCCGCTGCCGTCGTGCAGGCCGACCGCAAGGGCCACAGCGAGCGCCAGCTCGACGTCCGCTACGAAGCCCAGCCCAACTTCTACTACTGCGGCCCCGCCGCCGCCCGCAACGCCCTCAGCGTCCAAGGCAAGAACATCGACGTCCACACCATGGCCACGCAGATGGGCACCACCGAGAACGGCACCGACAGCATCAACGACATCACCCCCGTCCTCAACCGCGAAACCGGCAAGGACGCCTACAAGTCCGTCGAAATCAACACCCCCACCGCCGACAACCACCAGACCGACAAGCTCCGCGACGACATCATCCGCACCATCGACGAAGGCCGCGCCGTCGTCGCCAACATCGCCGGCACCACCACCGACACCACCGGCACCACCCACAGCTTCGAAGGCGGCCACTACATCAGCGTCACCGGCTACACCGACAACGGCAACACCGTCACCATCGCCGACTCCGCCAACCCCGACCACGCCCGCTACGACCTCCACATCAACGACCTCGCCAACTGGATCGCCACCCGCGGCTACGCCACCACCCACTGACACCCCAACGGCCGGCCCCCCACACGGGGGCCGGCCACTCGAACCTGCCGGCCGTTGCCGAAAGAAAACTCGCCAGTGTCTCCGCCAATTGAGCACCCCGACCCGACATTCGCAGGTCGCGGGCTCCATACCAGCTTTCGCCGGATGGTGCTCCTTAGAAAGGCCAACAAAAACCTATTGGAAAAGCAAACCCCAGCAACAAAATGTTGTTGCCAAAGGAATCCCCACCAACCCGAAAGTTGGCACGGGGCATCATAAAACAATTTGGCACTGGCTTATCAAGCACCCTGTTGAGTTCTCAAAGAACAACCACACACCACACCACGATCCTGCATTTCTGCCTGACCGCGTCTGGGGCAACCGCTCCAAACTATCTGAGCCGCTCTCGGAGTGCAACCTGAAGAATCAGACTTTTACTCTGTAGCTTGCTCGGGACCCGCGCTGACGCACGCCCATCGGGCGGTCGTTTCTGTCGCGGGAAGCGGCAGACCGGCGATCACCATCTCTGGCGACCCACCCGGCTCCCTGCCGGCTTCAGCACTCTACCCGGTTGGCTTCGCGATCGCAACTCCGTCTTAGGGAGTCTCTCGCACCACCCGGTCTCAGTCTCAGGTCGACGGTGTCGACTCGATCCTGGCGCCCGTTCTCGGCCGGTTTGCCCCGGCCTCCCTCGTGCAGAGAGAAAGTTACGCGGACGTCCCGGAGAAGGCAAATCAGGATCCGTCGATGGTCTTGTCCGTGGGGCCAGTCGGGCCGGGCCGGGGGCTGCGAAGGCGAATGCCAGTCTCCCCGGGTCTCCCCCCGTCGGCACTCGACCACCCTGCGGTGGAACCTGTCCTGTCGGCGACGACCGGGACAGACCAGGACGTGCCAGAGTGTCTGGCATGGATGACGTGTCCCGGCCCGCCAGTCCGGTCCTCGCCGAGGACGCGCTACTCGGGCTTCTCCTGCCGTTCTGGCAACTGATCATCGGTGCGTTCGTGCTCTTCGCGGTGGTGGCCTCGATCGGACGTCTGATCAAGCGCGGCCCGTCGCGGATGAGTACGGCATTACTGGTGACCGCCGCCGCCATCGCCGGCTTCGCACTGGTGGGCGTCCTGCTACAGGGGTAGCGCCGTTCACATCCGCCGGTTGGCCAGGCTCGGCAGCTCTTCCCGGATACGTTCCAGCCGGGTCAGGTCGATGTCGGCCACCGCGAATCCGGGACCGTCGGGCACCTGGGAGAGCACCGAACCCCAGGGGTCGACCACCATGCTCCGGCCGTAACAGGTGCGGGCGGGTTCGTGGTCGCCGGTCTGGCCGGCCGCCGCGACGAAGCACTGGTTCTCGATCGCGCGAGCACGCAACAAGACCTCCCAGTGGTCGCGGCCGGTGTGCATCATGAACGCCGCCGGCACCACCAGCAGGTGGGCGCCTCCGCCGGAGGCGAGCTGCCGGTAGAGCTCCGGGAACCTGAGGTCGTAACAGATCGACAGGCCGACGCGTACGCCCTCGACGTCGACCACCACGGGACGGTCACCGGGTGCCACCGTGGCGGACTCCCGGTACGAGACTCGGCCGGGGATCTCCACGTCGTACAGGTGGATCTTGCGATAGCTGGCGGCAAGGGTGCCGGACCGGTCGAAGACCAGCGTGGTGTTCCAGGTGTGTTCGGGGTCCGGGCCGGACTCGTGGAACGAGCCGGCGATCAGCCAGACACCCCGTCGACGGGCGACGTCGGCGAAGAACCGGCCGACCTCGCCGTCGACCGGCTCCGCCGCAGGCATCCCCTTCGACGGGCCGAGGTAGTCGACGTACTCGGGGAGGAGCACCAGGTCGGCGCCGGCGTCGGCCGCCCGATCGATCAGGGCCTCGGCGGCGACCAGGTTCGCCTTACGGTCGTCCCGGGAGTTCAGCTGGCAGACAGCGACGCGCATGCCTGCCAGCGTACGACCGAACTGCCGTGGACGGCAGCGCGAGCACCTGGCACCGGCCCGATCAGGCCGACTTCTCCTCGCGCTCGCGCCGCGCCCGACGGCCGGTGAACTCGCGCGGGACGATGGTCGGGTTCACGTTCTCCAGCACCGCGTCGCGTCCGATGAGCACCCGGGCGGCGTCGGGGTTGCTGGGCACCTCGTACATCACGGAGAGCAGGACCTCTTCCATGATCGCCCGCAGACCACGGGCACCGGTGCCACGCAACATCGCCTGGTCGGCGATCGCCTCCAGCGCCGGGTGCTCGAACTCCAGCTCGACGCCGTCCAGCTCGAAGAGGCGTTGGTACTGACGGACCAGCGCGTTGCGGGGCTCGGTGAGGATGCGGACCAGCGCGCTGCGGTCCAGGCTGC
Above is a window of Verrucosispora sp. NA02020 DNA encoding:
- the ppdK gene encoding pyruvate, phosphate dikinase encodes the protein MVTQETVEHKYVYDFAEGNKDLKDLLGGKGANLAEMTNLGLPVPPGFTITTEACQAYLATGAEPDGLADQIARHLDSLERGMGRRLGDPDDPLLVSVRSGAKFSMPGMMETVLNVGLNDRSVVGLARQAGANADSADPAASGGSDRFAWDSYRRLIQMFGKTVCDVPGEEFEQALDDAKRARNTTDDLDLDADDLRGLVDTYKKIFRKHTGRDFPQEPREQLDLAIRAVFDSWNAERAVVYRRQERIPADLGTAVNVVAMVFGNLGPDSGTGVAFTRDPASGAQGIYGDYLANAQGEDVVAGIRNTVPLQELERIDRTSYDELLDYMARLERHYRDLCDIEFTIEHGKLWMLQTRVGKRTAAAAFVIAGQLVDEGLIDLDEALHRVNGAQLAQLMFPRFQLDHEFQAVATGIGASPGAAVGAVVFTSTRAVELAAEGQDVILVRRETNPDDLNGMIAARGILTSRGGKTSHAAVVARGMGKTCVSGADELDIDVPGRRFTVAGRTVTEGDVVSIDGTTGKVYLGEVPATPSEVVQYFEGELDPEATDDALVRAVHRIMSHADAARRLAVRTNADTAVDAARARRFGAEGIGLCRTEHMFLGDRRELVERLILAREADEREQALAALLPLQRADFVEIFREMDGQPVTVRLIDPPLHEFLPPLEQLAVDVAVAQERGEDVAKEEALLAAVRRMHEENPMLGLRGVRLGLVIPGLFAMQVRAITEAAVECTRQGVRSCPEIMVPLVGAVQELETVRAEAERIIGEVVGGSDVEVLIGTMIEVPRAALTAGQIAEAAEFFSFGTNDLTQMGWGFSRDDVEGAFFWRYLELGIFGISPFESIDADGIGRLVRIAAEEGRAARPGLKIGVCGEHGGDPDSVHFFHSVGLDYVSCSPFRVPVARLEAGRAAVVTAGSDSR
- a CDS encoding beta-N-acetylhexosaminidase; protein product: MSTPPTTAPQPPESTGPAGVPAARTGTTADRTPPAAPEATAVNAVAAPAVAAADPAGHAVRTAGELAETAAREAATQLARPAPVPLDDVVPAPEHVTPDASADHLLTADTVIRVSADPAALAVAEQLAALLRPATGYPLPVTDTTEPAPAGGIALDLTGDADLGAEGYRLDVTRAGVRLTAGTAAGLHHGVQTLRQLLPADIESATPVDRHWVLPGGSILDRPRYPHRGAMLDVARHFFGVPDVLRMIDHLARYKLNRLHLHLTDDQGWRIAVDSWPDLSTVGGATEVGGGPGGYYTQADYRRIVTYAAARHITVIPEIDLPGHTNAALAAYPELSPDRTAPPPYTGTEVGFSYVDPAHDRTYDFVADVLGELAALTPGQLLHIGGDEAFKVPADVYAGFVERVQRIVAGLGKTVVGWHQIAPAGHIDGRILQWWGTNGDDPQTADAVRRGARVILSPGNHAYLDMKYAPDTPLGHDWAGLIDVRRAYEWDPGTHLTGVPAEAVLGVEAPLWTESVTSLDEIEFMLLPRLPAIAELGWSPRRTHDWDAFRRRLAGHGPRWTRAGVTFHSAPDIPWPPHATIPPARKGPLLTPGV
- a CDS encoding C39 family peptidase, yielding MRTTMLRKTALTIAAAAATAGGIAAPAIAAQATPGVQAAAVVQADRKGHSERQLDVRYEAQPNFYYCGPAAARNALSVQGKNIDVHTMATQMGTTENGTDSINDITPVLNRETGKDAYKSVEINTPTADNHQTDKLRDDIIRTIDEGRAVVANIAGTTTDTTGTTHSFEGGHYISVTGYTDNGNTVTIADSANPDHARYDLHINDLANWIATRGYATTH
- a CDS encoding carbon-nitrogen hydrolase family protein — protein: MRVAVCQLNSRDDRKANLVAAEALIDRAADAGADLVLLPEYVDYLGPSKGMPAAEPVDGEVGRFFADVARRRGVWLIAGSFHESGPDPEHTWNTTLVFDRSGTLAASYRKIHLYDVEIPGRVSYRESATVAPGDRPVVVDVEGVRVGLSICYDLRFPELYRQLASGGGAHLLVVPAAFMMHTGRDHWEVLLRARAIENQCFVAAAGQTGDHEPARTCYGRSMVVDPWGSVLSQVPDGPGFAVADIDLTRLERIREELPSLANRRM